The following are encoded in a window of Rissa tridactyla isolate bRisTri1 chromosome 3, bRisTri1.patW.cur.20221130, whole genome shotgun sequence genomic DNA:
- the RIPPLY2 gene encoding LOW QUALITY PROTEIN: protein ripply2 (The sequence of the model RefSeq protein was modified relative to this genomic sequence to represent the inferred CDS: inserted 3 bases in 2 codons), which translates to MSRGRWXLRGPQPPPPAIKTTGPGAGKANXADRRRMEGGGTGCGCPRLPTAALSPPGYSPLSSSSSSSTRCGPLPGPSLALLPLPRRSAPFWRPWVPTPGEGDRRSGPGPAAPHSPRGLAEASRKLAQYTHPVRLFWPKSRCYDYLYQEAEALLKNFPVQATISFYEDSDSEDDEDELEQDSRTESDC; encoded by the exons ATGAGCCGGGGGAGGTG GCTCCGcggcccgcagccgccgccgccggctaTAAAAACCACCGGGCCCGGGGCGGGCAAGGCGA CCGCGGACCGGCGGAGGATGGAGGGCGGAGGGACGGGGTGCGGATGCCCCCGCCTGCCCACGGCGGCTCTGTCCCCGCCAGGCTACTcgcccctctcctcctcctcctcctcctccacgcgGTGCGGGCCGCTTCCCGGCCCGTCCCTAGCGCTCCTGCCCTTGCCGCGCAGATCCGCGCCCTTCTGGAGGCCCTGGGTGCCCACGCCGGGAGAGGGGGATCggcggagcggccccggccccgccgcg ccccacagcccccgcgGGCTGGCGGAAGCCTCCCGAAAGCTGGCGCAGTACACGCACCCCGTCAG ACTATTTTGGCCGAAATCAAGGTGCTATGATTACTTGTATCAGGAAGCTGAAGCACTTCTGAAAAACTTTCCAGTTCAAGCTACAATTTCCTTTTATGAAGACTCGGATAgtgaagatgatgaagatgaaCTGGAACAAGACTCAAGAACAGAATCAGACTGCTGA